AGTGCCCGGAGCGTGCCGGTCAGGTGGCGTCCAGCGGAGCGCGCGTCAGGCGCGGGTGGACGCGATGGAGGTGGTACAGTGTGCCGACTTCATGATCGGGTGTGTTTAGGCGGGGGAGGGGTCGGGAGTCAAACGCGAAGGCGGTTGATTTTGTCTCGTCACAGACGTCACCACGGAACTTCCCCGGACTTGATCCGGGGCCTATTGCCCCCCTCCACCCGAGTGGCGCCATCCGTGGGCCCCTGTGTAATTGTGCTGTGCCATATTGGGTACGGGCGGGAGACCGTTGGGCCCCAGGTTTAAAGACCGAGAGCCGGCACGGGTCCCCGCCCGCTTTGACAAACACCTGAACAGTTGCACGAGGCCGCTTGAGACGGACCTCGGATCACAGGGACAGGCCCATGACCCTATCACCGACCTGGATTGGAATCGACGTTTCGAAAGCCTGGCTGGATATCGCCTCTTCCGGCGGGGAGGGCGTGCAGCGGATCGCCAACACGATGGACGCCATCGCCGCATTCGCCGCCACGCTGGAGCGGGAGGGCACTCTCGTGGTGCTGGAGGCGAGCGGGGTTTACGACAGGAGCTTGCGCGCCGGACTGGCGCTGGCCGGGATCGGCCATGTCCGGGTCAATCCGCTGCGGGCCCGTGACTTTGCGCGGGCGAGCGGCCAGCTCGCCAAGACCGATGCGCTCGATGCGGCCATGCTTGCCGAAATGGGCCGGGCCCTGCGCCTCGTGGCCGACCCGCTGCCCGAGGCCGGACGCGAGCGGCTCGGCCTGCTCAGCCGCCGCCGCGACCAGTTGGTGGCCATGCGCACCCAGGAAAAGCAGCGCCGGATCGAGATAACCGATTCCTTCATCGGCGCCGACCTGGACCGGCACATGGCCGGCCTCAACCAGGCCATCGCCGCCATCGAGGTCGAAATCCAGAACCAGATCGGCAGCGATGCCGCCCTGGCACAGGACCAGGCCCTGATCCGCTCGGTGCCCGGCATCGGCCCGGTCACCGCCTCTGTCCTGGCCGCCCTGATGAACTGGGCCGGCGCTCGGGCAAGCAGATCGCCACCCTGGCCGGGTTGGCCCCGCTCAACAACGATAGCGGCCTACGGCGCGGACAGCGCTCCATCCGCGGGGGCCGCCGCCGCGTCCGCCAGGCCCTCTACATGGCCGCCGTTGCATCCTTGCGAACACAATCGCCTCTCAACGCCTTCTACCACCGTCTGCGCCAGGCCGGAAAACCACCCAAGCCCGCCCTCGTCGCCCTCGCCAGAAAGCTCCTCGTCACCATCAACGCCATCATGAAAACCCGAACAAGCTTCGCAACCTGAATTACAGTTGCCGGCTCTTCGGCCGGGGAAGTGCGGGGTGGGGAGGGAGCGGTGGGGAAGTGCAGCAGTGGGAAGGGACTGGCGTGGAGGGGTGTCGGCAGCTGCGTCGCGATCAGATCGCGGGTGCTGGTAACGCTGGTGCTTCAAGGCCGGCGAAGGGGTCGTTCCAGGCTTGGATGGCGGAGAGACGCGCGAGCCAGGCGGTGATGTTGGGGTAGTCGGCGACGGGCAGGCCGGCGATGTCGGCGAAGGGGAGGACGCAGGCGGCGCGGAAGTCGGCGTAGGACATGCCATCTTCGAGCAGCCAGTGCTGATTGGCGAGGTGGGCGTCGAGGATGGCGGCGGATTGGTGGAAGAGGGCGAGGCCGTCTTCGACATAGTGGGTGCGGATCGGGCCGTGACGGTAGCGCTGGCGGGTGACGCGCTCGAAATGCACCTTGTCGCAGCCGGCGACGAAGTCGCCGTTGGCCCAGCTCAGCCATTGCAGCATGCGGGGCTCCATCGCGCCGGTCCGCCAGAAGGCCGAGCCGGCCAGTTGGGAGAGGCGGCAGGCGATGGCGTCGGCTTCCCAGAGCGCGGTGCCGTCATCCTCGAGCAGGATGGGGATGCGGTGGTTGGGATTGAGCGCGCGGAAGTGGTCGATGTGGACCGGATCGAACGGAGAGGCGAACTCGAATTCGACCGGCACGCCGAGATAGCGCGCGGTGGCGACGGCGAGGCGCGGATTGTAGTTGCGGCTGAAGTAGAGCTTCATCGATCCCTCGCTTGCGGCGGCGCGAGGATTCTTAGCATACCGGCCGGCTGTGAACAGCCGTGCAGGAAAGCAGGTGGGACGCGCCGGAGCGTCGTCCCACCCAGTTCGGATTTAGGCCGCGAAATAGTCCTGCAGCGGGCGCACCTGGAGGTTGCCTTCGCGGTAGGCGATGATGCCCTCCACCGCGGCGATCGCGCCGGGGATGGTGGTGTAGTAGGGGATTTTCGAGAGCAGGGCCGTGCGGCGGATGTCGCGGCTGTCGGAGACCGACTTGGCGCCATCGGTGGTGTTGATGACCAGCTGGATGCCGCCGTTCTTCATCGAATCCACGATGTGCGGGCGACCTTCGAGAACCTTGTTGATCTTTTCGGCAGCGATGCCGTTTTCGACCAGGTAACGCTGGGTGCCGCCGGTGGCGAGGATCTTGAAGCCGGCGTTTTCAAGGTGCCGCATCGGCTCGACGATGGCTTCCTTGTCGGCGTCACGCACCGAGACGAACACCGTGCCTTCCTTGGGAACCTTGGAGCCGGCGCCGAGCTGGCTCTTGGCGAAGGCGATGGCGTAGTCGGTGTCGAGGCCGATGACTTCGCCGGTCGACTTCATCTCGGGGCCGAGCACCGTATCGACGCCCGGGAAGCGGTTGAACGGGAACACGGCTTCCTTGATGGCGACGTGCTTGAGGACCTTTTCCTTGAGGTTGAAGCTCTCAAGCGTTTCGCCGGCCATGACGCGGGCGGCGATCTTGGCGATGGGCTCGCCGATGACCTTGGCGACGAACGGCACCGTGCGCGAGGCGCGCGGGTTGACTTCGAGGATGTAGATCGTGCCGTCCTTGAGGGCGTACTGCACGTTCATCAGGCCGCCGACCTTGAGGGCGAGGGCCATTTCACGGGTCTGGCGCTTGAGCTCGGCCAGAATCTCGTCGGAGAGGTGCTGGGCCGGGAGCGAGCAGGCGCTGTCGCCCGAGTGAATGCCGGCTTCCTCGATGTGCTCCATGATGCCGCAGACGAAGACGTCCTTGCCGTCCGAGAGGCAATCCACGTCGATTTCGATGGCGCCCGAGAGGTAGCCGTCGAAGAGCAGCGGGTTGTCCGAGAGGACCGAGTTGATCTGGCCGGTCTTGTCGTTCGGGTACTTGGCGCGGATGTCGGGCGGCACCAGGCTCGTCAGGGTGTCCTGGACATAGGCCTCGAACTCGTTGGCATTGTGGGCGATGGCCATGGCGCGGCCGCCCAGCACGTAGGACGGGCGGATGACCAGCGGATAGCCCAGGCGCTCGGCAACGATGCGGGCCTGTTCGAGGCTATAGGCGATGCCGTTCTTGGGCTGGGTCAGCTCGAGCTGGCGCAGGAGCTTGGAGAACAGGTCGCGGTCTTCGGCGAGGTCGATCGAGGAGGGCAGGGTGCCGAGGATACGGACACCGGCCTTTTCGACGGCTTCGGCCAGGTTGAGCGGGGTCTGGCCGCCGAACTGGACGATGACGCCGTGCAGGGTGCCGTTGGTCTTTTCGCGCTCGAGAATCTCGATGACGTCTTCTTCAGTCAGCGGCTCGAAATAGAGGCGATCCGAAGTGTCGTAGTCGGTCGAGACGGTTTCCGGGTTGCAGTTGACCATGATGGTTTCATAGCCCGCGTCCGAGAGGGCGAAGGCGGC
The sequence above is a segment of the Paradevosia shaoguanensis genome. Coding sequences within it:
- a CDS encoding transposase; translated protein: MAPLNNDSGLRRGQRSIRGGRRRVRQALYMAAVASLRTQSPLNAFYHRLRQAGKPPKPALVALARKLLVTINAIMKTRTSFAT
- a CDS encoding glutathione S-transferase family protein, with product MKLYFSRNYNPRLAVATARYLGVPVEFEFASPFDPVHIDHFRALNPNHRIPILLEDDGTALWEADAIACRLSQLAGSAFWRTGAMEPRMLQWLSWANGDFVAGCDKVHFERVTRQRYRHGPIRTHYVEDGLALFHQSAAILDAHLANQHWLLEDGMSYADFRAACVLPFADIAGLPVADYPNITAWLARLSAIQAWNDPFAGLEAPALPAPAI